In Fragaria vesca subsp. vesca linkage group LG5, FraVesHawaii_1.0, whole genome shotgun sequence, the genomic stretch CAACAGATGATGTAAATGGGATCACGCCGCCTGAGGTTTCTAGTGTAAGTTTTCTCATACAAAAGAAAGTAAGAGGCATGTTGATAAATGACATTCAATAATTATTGTTGACTGGGGCAAGTTCATGCATTATATAACCATTGGCTTTACCTATTCAACTTTATTGATCTACAGAAAAAGGCAGGACAGCAAAAAGAAATGACTTTCCAAGATGTGTACAACCAAGACCTCGATGATGAGGAGGATGACAGTGATTGGGAGCCCCTGCAAAGGAGTGCTGAACTTGTGAAGTGGTTCTGCACCAACTGCACAATGGTCAACCTTGGTGATGATGTCAATTGCGATGTAAGTTACTTCCCCCGGGATGCTTTACAATTCTGCCTTTGATATGTTCTATTTGTATTCTGTCAGGCATACATGGTTGTGCAAGGATAATTTGGTGCTATTGTTCCCATGCAGATATGTGGGGAACATAGAGAGTCTGGAATTCTTAGGCATGGTTTTTTGGCATCTCCCCTGTTACCAGATTCAGGCTTGACTGAGATTGATTCTGATATTAGAGAAAGACATAAAGGTGGGTACTTGATTGGTTATTGATTTTTAGTTTTTTTTTTTTTTTTTTTTAAATGGTTTGTCTATGTGCTATGATTCCTCTTAGGAAATCATGTTTATGCAACTATTACATGTCTTGCTGCCAATCTTATTTGGTGGCCAATATTGCTTTCTGGCAGTTGTTTATTTTGTATGCTAAATTTGAAGACACTTAATATTACATTTGAACTCATGGTTTCAGAAATTTTATCATTTCCGGTACGTTATTCAGGGTGTGCTTTTGGTGTTTCATTCTACTTTATATGAGGTTGAGGGGATATGTTCAAGGTCCTTCATATAGTTCAGTACCCTTGTATGTATGAACTGTGAAACACTCAAGAGGTTTGCAAATCATATAAAAGAACTAAGACTAAGATCAAGCGAGTCAGTAGTGTTTTTACCGTCCTTTATAAGAGTCCATTGTATGTTGATAACATGGTGTGTTTTCAGTAAAGTATATTGGTGTTGAGTTTTGGTAAAATGACCGCTAAAATTGGTCCTCAGTGACAATGATGACTTTCTTATACAATTTTTTTGTTTGCTTGACACAGGGTCACGAGATTCAGCCTCAAACAGTTCCACTGCTGTGGGTTTTGATGAGAGAATGTTGCTACATTCAGAAGTATGGTGTTTCTCTAATACATGTGTTCCTTCCAAGTCAAGAGATATAAAGTTTCTTTAGAATTTACATATCAATACTTGTCTGAACATCCAGACTATCGCAACTTTTGATGCACCATTAAATTTTTTAATTTTTTGGCTAGTTATGTATATAATCTTATTATGGACATTAATGTGGCAAGTTAAAAACTCTTCATTTCTGTTTATGTAATTCTAACACTTTTTGTTCCTCCTTTTTCTGGGATTGCCTTGCTAGAGCAGATTCAAATGCAGTCACATCCACACCCAGAAAGACCGGATCGTATTCGAGCTATTGCTGCTAGCCTTGCTACAGCTGGTATTTATCATTGAAGTTTTCTATAAGTTGTGCACTTCAATTGTTACTGATTAATTATGATTGTATTGCCGCTCATTTGCTTATTTTAGACTAACAGCAAATGTGAAATTTTAACTTTTGCAGGTATATTTCCAGGACGATGTTACCCAATTCCTGCTAGAGAAATTACGCGTGAAGAACTGCAGATGGTAAGTACCCACCCTTCATCTTGGCAACTCGGTGAAGTGCCATTTAGCTGACTTCTGAATTTGGGAGGTTAGGTTGGGGCAGTTTATCCTTTAAGAGGAGGTAAATTAAAATCATTGTGGAGTTTTTCTTTCTTAGCTGGTGATTTCTAATTGTGCGGTTCCTTTTTGCAAGTAAAGGTCCATTCCTTAGAGCATGTTGAAGCTGTTGATCTTACAGGCCATATGTTCTCCAGGTAATTATTATTTTTCTTCATCTCCAAATCTGTGTGTATTATATATGTATAGAAGGAATATCATATTGACCTAAAAAAAGAAGAAAGGAATATCATAATTCTGAGTATAAATAGAAAAAAGGGTGCCCCTAGATCTGATTATTTTTTTTTGTTTTGTTTTGTTTTGTTTAGACCTATGTTACCAAGTTTGTTATTGTTACCAAAGCAACACCATCTTGCGTTAATGGTTTATTATTGCCACCTGATTGATAAGTTATGTATGGTTGGCAGTTATTTCACTCCTGACACATATGCCAATGAACATTCAGCATGCGCTGCTAGGCTTGCAGCAGGTTTATGTGCTGATCTTGCTTCAGCGATTGTTTCTGGACGTACCAAGAATGGTTTTGCTTTGGTATGAATATTTATGGAGCTAATTGCAGTACTACCCTGTACTGTAGCATCTAAGACAATAAACTCTCTATGCTTTCAATTTTGGCAATTCACTACCCGAAACTTTTCTCTCATTGTTGAAAGGACAGGGAGTAGTTTGTAGTAGATTATTGCATAGGCTACGGCATACTATACTACATTGCAATTTACCCAAAAATCGGTTACTTATGTTGTCATATTTTGTTTGTTTAAGAGTTACAAATCTGATAGTTGCTCGATCAAATGTCTCAGGTTCGACCTCCTGGTCATCATGCTGGTATAAAGCAGGCAATGGGGTTTTGCCTCCACAATAATGCAGCAGTTGCTGCATTAGCAGCTCAAGTTTCTGGGGCTAAAAAAGTTCTGATTGTTGATTGGGTAAGTTGATACCCTAATTTAAATATCCCATTATCATGTTCCTCCGTATGCAGTTTTGATTTAATGTTCAACCCTGAATGTTCAATAACAATTGCAGGATGTTCATCATGGGAACGGCACCCAAGAAATATTTGACCAGAACAAATCGGTGAGCAACTTAGTGTTTGAATTTTCTGCTTTCATCTCTGGTTTACATGGTTTTCGGAGCTGATAAATTGGGCCCCTCATTTAGGTCTTGTATATATCTTTGCATAGACATGAGGGGGGGAAGTTCTATCCTGGTACTGGAGCTGCTGATGAGGTAACAAATTTTTCTCATAGTTTTGTTATCATTGTTAGTTGCTTTATATTCTGTATTTTGTATTATTGCAGTTTCCTTTGTTATACGGTTATCTGTTGGAATATAACTGAGGGATTTGAGTGATGGCTACATCAGGTTGGTACTATGGGAGCTGAAGGATACTGTGTGAATGTTCCATGGAGTCGTGGTGGAGTGGGTGATAATGATTATATTTTCGCATTTCAGAATGTTGTGCTTCCTATAGGTTATTATCTTCTTTTAAAAGGGACTATTGATAACACTCGTCTACACTATATGCATGAACTCTTGAGATTTTCCTATCATGTTTCACACCAAAAGTTGAAGAAAGTGTTTTTCTACATGTATTGTTTGATTATTTGATATTCAAGTAATAGCTTCTGAAACACATTGTTTTGCAGCTTCTGCATTTGCTCCTGACATCACCATCATATCAGCAGGATTTGATGCAGCAAGGGGTGATCCTCTAGGATGTTGTGATGTAAGGATTTCTAATTTTTCTGACGAATTTTATTAAGCATACGGCTGCTGTTATCTGATGGCTTACCCTGTCATTTGATTAAAAGTGTGCAGCATCTTTGTCTTTAGTGTCTTATATTCTACTGATTTTGTTACTGTAGGTTACTCCTGCTGGCTATGCAAAGATGACTGACATGTTGACTGATTTGTCTGGAGGGAAGTTGTTGGTCATTCTTGAGGGCGGGTTTGTGGCTCATCTTTAAGTTTTGTTGGTCTCTTACTTTTTATTTCCATCTTCAGCAGAACTTGATTTGGTTGATATTATTCTTTTGGCAGGTATAATCTACGGTCAATATCATCTTCTGCTACTTCAGTAATTAAGGTAATCATTTGTTTCATTTATGAAATGATTTGGTTATGTGTGTCTCCATTAGGAACAGCATATGGTCTTAAATCTCAAGTTATGCCAGTACTTCAGATTTTACTTGTTTAACATCAATTGCATTTTGCTTTCTTTGGAGATTAGATTGCTTATGCGAGATGTTTCTGACTTATGTTTCTACGAGATAGGTATTACTGGGTGAAAGTCCAGGATGTGAATTCGACAATGCTTCACCTTCCAGATCTGGACTGCAAACTGTTCTAGAGGTCCTTAAAATTCAAAGCAAGTACTGGCCTGTTTTGGCGTCCAACTTTACAAAATTGCAGTCACAAGAGAGAATGCACTCTATTGAAAACAAAAGTGAGGAACTCTATCTCCATCTTTTTTCTATAGTCTATACACTCTGTGGCTGAGAAGTCTAGGTCTATACTTTGTTAATGGACCGATTCTATGATTACTAATTTGCATCTAACACAAGCAGGGAAACAAATAGAAAAGAAACGGCGGGCTGTGGCTCCAATGTGGTGGAAATGGGGACGGAAAGGTCTACTGTATCATTTTCTAAATCGCCATGTCCAAATGAAGCGAAAGGGTGTTTGAGTTAGATAATCACCATGCTTCAATGCATTTTTGTAACCTAGTTAGTTCCTGGGATAGGATGAAATGTATTATGGCTTGTCCATAATGCTTTTATATTTTGAGAATTGATATCATACAATTGGAGTACATCTTTCTCCTCTGTTTTGGGAACAATCAATTGAATGAGATCTTTCGGCCCTTGTCCTTTGAAGTTGAAAGAGATGAGAGCTTGAGCCCCTTGCGAACGGTCATTAGATGCAGTCGATTGTTCATTAAAAGAGAAAAAGAAAGAAAAAATCATTGGAGAGCTTACACTAATGAGCCATTTATAATTTCCAGTTGCCTACAAAAATCAACATCATGTCTGCTTTCATATATACAAAATGAATTCAACTTTGAATTCGGAAATGTTCTATGAAAAACATGATTAGAATAGATATCAATGCTGTAGGAAAGTGAATCCAGTTCTCTTGATTCTGCTCTGCTATGTAATTTTATTCCCTTTGAAAACCACTAAAAATCTGAAATCCTACTAGAACTGTTGTTATTGGTGCATTGTGGGATGTGCCATTGGGTAAGCAACTGGAACAACATATGGGGGAGGATGGGCGTGATGGGGATGGTGTCCTGGAGGAAGCATGACAGGCGTGCCAACCGCGGATGCCATATGCCCCGGAGGAGCAGATACCGGGTGCCCCATCGGCGCTCCATACATGCCTAAACCCGCCATATGCGGCTGATGAGGCCTATGCTTCACCGATGGTGGTCCTATCGCGGCTGCACCTGGGGCATAAGCATTGCTCTGTTGCCCTGTAATTGGTACCTGATGATTTGGGACATCTCCACCATTGTTGACACTAGTAATGTCATGGATACTCGACCTTCTCCTGTCTCGATTCATCGAGTTCAAGCGAATGAAGTACTTCTGCGCATGACTGGCCACTTGTGTAGGGGTCCTGGAAATGACAAAGTTCCTTGAAATGCTTCTCCAATCTCCCTTGCCAAACTTGTCAAGACCAAGTAGAAATAACCTGAAAAACAAGCAAAACAAACAAGTTATCAGCAACTGCTCTATAATAATTAAAAGACCTCTACAGCTTTGCTCCACATTCATTATTAGTAAGCCTTCATTCTTTAATCAACTAGATTGCCATCAATAGGAAACTAACAATTCAATAATGTCAAAAATTGCCTACACTTTTATAGCAAACCCTCCCACATTGAATGAATCAATCCTTGTCTGTCCCACAATATACATAATCAATTCATGGCAAAGATAGG encodes the following:
- the LOC101311870 gene encoding histone deacetylase 15-like is translated as MCEASLSIVVDGWNFIEGMIVAENPNASTEQNLVSETLQMTRLANGEAEVSRHKSNNEVSGKDASTDDVNGITPPEVSSKKAGQQKEMTFQDVYNQDLDDEEDDSDWEPLQRSAELVKWFCTNCTMVNLGDDVNCDICGEHRESGILRHGFLASPLLPDSGLTEIDSDIRERHKGSRDSASNSSTAVGFDERMLLHSEIQMQSHPHPERPDRIRAIAASLATAGIFPGRCYPIPAREITREELQMVHSLEHVEAVDLTGHMFSSYFTPDTYANEHSACAARLAAGLCADLASAIVSGRTKNGFALVRPPGHHAGIKQAMGFCLHNNAAVAALAAQVSGAKKVLIVDWDVHHGNGTQEIFDQNKSVLYISLHRHEGGKFYPGTGAADEVGTMGAEGYCVNVPWSRGGVGDNDYIFAFQNVVLPIASAFAPDITIISAGFDAARGDPLGCCDVTPAGYAKMTDMLTDLSGGKLLVILEGGYNLRSISSSATSVIKVLLGESPGCEFDNASPSRSGLQTVLEVLKIQSKYWPVLASNFTKLQSQERMHSIENKRKQIEKKRRAVAPMWWKWGRKGLLYHFLNRHVQMKRKGV
- the LOC101292898 gene encoding transcription factor DIVARICATA-like produces the protein MSCNAAWSREEDKAFENAIALHWIEDDEEGSWDKIASLVPTKSMEELKRHYQMLVDDVGAIESGNIPVPIYGGDEAATTSVSSTARASSSSASDKRLSSSHGNNGGGFSALGHDSSGHGSKGGSRSEQERKKGIPWTEEEHRLFLLGLDKFGKGDWRSISRNFVISRTPTQVASHAQKYFIRLNSMNRDRRRSSIHDITSVNNGGDVPNHQVPITGQQSNAYAPGAAAIGPPSVKHRPHQPHMAGLGMYGAPMGHPVSAPPGHMASAVGTPVMLPPGHHPHHAHPPPYVVPVAYPMAHPTMHQ